A stretch of the Canis lupus familiaris isolate Mischka breed German Shepherd chromosome 37, alternate assembly UU_Cfam_GSD_1.0, whole genome shotgun sequence genome encodes the following:
- the STK36 gene encoding serine/threonine-protein kinase 36 isoform X4, with product MKPQNILLAKGGGIKLCDFGFARAMSTNTMVLTSIKGTPLYMSPELVEERPYDHTADLWSVGCILYELAVGTPPFYTTSIFQLVSLILKDPVRWPTTISPCFKSFLQGLLTKDPRQRLSWPDLLHHPFIAGRVTIITEPGGSDLGTPFTSHLPPELQVLKEQQVHRLAPKGNRSRILRLACKRMAEEAKRKKHQNTGPALEQEDRTSKMASGTAPLPRLRATPQEPGLIAGILASEMKSSWAEWGAGETPPAPRENQITQDCEQADPELRPEVVGQQSIDAVDLENEEPDSDDEWQHLLKTGEPVPIQLKAPLTLLCNPDFCQRIQGQLHEAGGQILKDVPEDASHILPALRVLSSLLSSCSDSVPLYSFCREAGLPGLLLSLLRHSQESNSIQQQCWYGTFLRDLMAVIQAYFACTFNLERSQTGDSLQVFQEAANLFLDQLGKLLAQPDDSKQTLRRDSLMCFTVLCEAMDGNSWTISKAFYSSLLTTQRAVLDGLLHGLTVPQLSFHTPPGAPQVSQPLREQSEDLPGAMSSALAAICTAPVGLPSCWEAKEQISRHLANQLSEESNQLRPSLISGLQHPILCLHLLKVLYSCCHISERLCHLLGQEPLALESLLMLVQGKVKVVDWEESTEVALYLLSLLVLQLQDLPPGMEKLGNEIATLFTHSHIVSLVSAAACLLGQLGQQGVTFDLQPVEWIAAASHALSAPAEVRLIPPGCCGFYDGLLILLLQLLTQPGKGSLLRDVADSEIWTVLWHRFSMALRLPEEVSPQEEEPSLSRPQSPEPDWTLISPQGMAALLSLAVATFTQEPQLCLSHLSQRGSILMSTLKHLLSPSFLRQLGRAPQGAEFLPVVVLSVCQLLCFPFALDVDADLFRGVLADFVDSEVAAHLLQVCCHHLPLPQVELPVSLLTRLALTDLTSLNQFVNTVAASPRTVISFLSVALLGDQPLLTSDLLSLLAHTARVLSPSHLSFIQELLAGSDESYRPLRSLLGHPEHSVRARTYGLLGHLLQHSMALRGALQSQAGLLNLLLLGLGDKDPAVRRSASFAVGNAAYQAGPLGPALAAAVPGMTQLLEDPQAGIRRNAVSALGNLGPEGLGAELLQYQVPQRLLEMACGDPQLNVKEAALIALRSLRQEPCIHQVLVSLGASERLAMLSLGNQLLVHSSPRPASARHCRKLIHLLRPTHST from the exons ATGAAACCGCAGAACATCCTTCTTGCCAAGGGTGGTGGTATcaagctctgtgactttgg ATTTGCCCGGGCGATGAGCACCAACACGATGGTGCTGACCTCCATCAAAGGCACACCACTTTATATGTCTCCAGAGCTGGTGGAAGAGCGACCATATGACCACACCGCAGACCTCTGGTCTGTGGGCTGCATACTGTATGAGTTGGCTGTAGGCACCCCTCCCTTCTATACTACAAGCATCTTTCAGCTGGTCAGCCTCATTCTCAAGGACCCTGTGCGCTGGCCAACCACCATTAGTCCTTGCTTCAAG aGCTTCCTGCAGGGACTGCTCACCAAAGACCCCAGGCAGCGTCTGTCCTGGCCAGACCTCTTACATCATCCTTTTATAGCTGGTCGTGTCACCA TAATAACTGAACCAGGAGGCTCAGATTTGGGCACCCCATTCACCAGTCATCTACCCCCAGAACTTCAGGTCCTAAAGGAACAGCAGGTGCATCGACTGGCCCCCAAGGGCAATCGATCTCGCATCTTGCGACTTGCCTGTAAGCGCATGGCTGAGGAGGCCAAGCGGAAG AAACACCAGAACACAGGACCTGCCCTTGAGCAAGAGGATAGGACCAGCAAGATGGCTTCTGGCACAGCCCCTCTGCCTAGACTAAGAGCCACTCCTCAGGAACCAGGCCTCATAGCTGGGATCTTGGCCTCAGAAATGAAGAGCAGCTGGGCTGAATGGGGGGCTGGAGAGACCCCCCCTGCACCTCG GGAAAACCAGATCACCCAGGATTGTGAACAAgctgacccagagctgaggccagagGTGGTGGGCCAGCAGAGCATTGATGCAGTGGACCTAGAAAATGAG GAGCCAGATAGCGATGACGAGTGGCAACACCTGCTAAAGACTGGTGAACCTGTGCCCATCCAACTGAAGGCTCCTCTCACTCTGCTGTGCAATCCTGACTTCTGCCAACGCATCCAGGGTCAGCTGCATGAGGCTGGAGGGCAG ATCCTGAAAGATGTGCCGGAGGACGCTTCCCATATCCTTCCTGCACTTCGGGTCCTGAGCAGTCTTCTATCCAGCTGCAGCGACTCTGTTCCCTTGTACTCCTTCTGCCGTGAGGCAGGGCTCCCCGGGCTCCTGCTCAGCCTGCTCAGACACAGCCAGGAGAGCAACAGTATCCAGCAG CAATGTTGGTATGGGACCTTCTTACGGGACCTGATGGCTGTGATTCAGGCCTACTTTGCCTGTACCTTCAATCTGGAGAGGAGCCAGACAGGTGACAG CCTACAGGTGTTTCAGGAGGCTGCCAACCTCTTTCTGGACCAGTTGGGGAAACTGCTGGCCCAACCAGATGACTCTAAGCAAACTTTGCGGAGGGATAGCCTTATG TGCTTTACTGTTCTGTGTGAAGCCATGGATGGGAACAGCTGGACCATCTCCAAAGCCTTTTACTCCAGCCTGCTGACAACGCAGCGGGCGGTGCTGGATGGGCTTCTTCACGGTTTGACAGTCCCCCAGCTCTCTTTCCACACCCCCCCAG GAGCCCCCCAAGTGAGCCAGCCACTGCGGGAGCAGAGTGAGGATCTGCCTGGAGCCATGTCCTCTGCGCTGGCAGCCATATGTACTGCTCCTGTGGGGCTGCCCAGCTGCTGGGAGGCCAAGGAGCAG ATCTCTAGGCATTTGGCGAACCAGCTCAGTGAAGAGAGCAACCAACTGAGGCCATCCCTCATCTCTGGCTTGCAGCATCCCATCCTGTGCCTACACCTTCTCAAG GTTCTCTACTCATGCTGCCACATCAGTGAGCGCCTGTGCCATCTTCTAGGGCAAGAGCCCTTGGCCTTGGAGTCACTGTTGATGTTGGTCCAGGGGAAG GTAAAGGTCGTGGATTGGGAAGAGTCTACTGAAGTGGCTCTCtacctcctctcccttcttgtCCTTCAGCTGCAAGATCTGCCTCCTGG AATGGAGAAGCTAGGCAATGAGATTGCTACTCTCTTTACTCATTCACACATCGTCTCTCTTGTG AGTGCAGCAGCCTGTCTGTTGGGACAACTTGGGCAGCAAGGGGTGACCTTCGACCTCCAGCCTGTGGAGTGGATTGCTGCAGCCTCACACGCTCTGTCTGCCCCTGCGGAG GTCCGGCTGATTCCACCAGGTTGCTGTGGCTTCTATGATGGCCTCCTCATCCTCCTGCTACAGCTTCTCACCCAG ccAGGAAAGGGTAGCCTGTTAAGGGACGTGGCTGACTCAGAAATATGGACCGTTCTGTGGCACCGGTTCTCAATGGCTCTGAGGCTCCCTGAGGAGGTGTCTCCACAGGAAGAGGAGCCATCACTATCCAGGCCACAAAGCCCAGAGCCAGACTGGACGCTGATCTCACCCCAAG GCATGGCAGCCCTGCTGAGTCTGGCTGTGGCCACcttcacccaggagccccagttaTGCCTGAGCCACCTGTCACAGCGTGGAAGTATCCTCATGTCCACTCTGAAGCACCTGCTTTCCCCCAGCTTCCTGCGTCAGCTGGGCCGGGC GCCTCAGGGGGCTGAGTTTCTGCCCGTCGTGGTGCTCTCTGTCTGCCAGCTCCTCTGCTTCCCCTTCGCCCTGGATGTGGATGCCGACCTCTTCAGAGGTGTCTTGGCTGACTTTGTGGACTCAGAAGTCGCGGCCCACCTGCTGCAG GTCTGCTGCCACCATCTTCCGTTGCCTCAAGTCGAGTTGCCTGTCAGCCTCCTCACACGCCTGGCCCTCACGGATCTCACGTCTCTCAACCAGTTTGTGAACACAGTGGCTGCCTCCCCTAGAACTGTCATCTCCTTCCTCTCAGTTGCCCTCCTGGGTGACCAGCCACTGCTAACCTCCGACCTTCTCTCCTTGCTGGCCCACACAGCCCGAGTGTTGTCTCCTAGCCACTTGTCCTTTATCCAAGAACTCCTGGCCGGCTCCGATGAGTCCTATCGGCCCCTGCGCAGTCTCCTGGGCCACCCAGAGCATTCTGTGCGGGCCCGCACTTATGGGCTCCTGGGACACTTACTGCAACACAGCATGGCCCTGCGTGGGGCGCTGCAGAGCCAGGCCGGGCTGCTCAACCTTCTGCTATTGGGGCTTGGAGACAAGGACCCTGCGGTGCGGCGCAGTGCCAGTTTCGCTGTGGGCAATGCAGCCTACCAAGCTGGTCCCCTGGGACCTGCCTTGGCCGCCGCGGTACCCGGTATGACCCAGCTGCTGGAAGATCCTCAGGCTGGTATCCGGCGCAATGCCGTGTCTGCTCTGGGGAACCTGGGGCCTGAGGGGTTGGGGGCAGAGCTGTTACAGTACCAAGTACCCCAGCGGCTCCTAGAAATGGCATGTGGAGACCCCCAGCTGAATGTGAAGGAAGCTGCCCTCATTGCCCTCCGGAGCCTCCGACAGGAGCCCTGCATCCATCAG GTGCTGGTGTCCCTGGGGGCCAGCGAGCGATTGGCCATGCTTTCTCTGGGCAATCAGTTACTGGTGCACAGCAGCCCCCGCCCTGCCTCTGCCAGACACTGCAGGAAACTCATTCACCTCCTGAGGCCAACCCACAGCACGTGA
- the STK36 gene encoding serine/threonine-protein kinase 36 isoform X5, which translates to MIMKSFLQGLLTKDPRQRLSWPDLLHHPFIAGRVTIITEPGGSDLGTPFTSHLPPELQVLKEQQVHRLAPKGNRSRILRLACKRMAEEAKRKKHQNTGPALEQEDRTSKMASGTAPLPRLRATPQEPGLIAGILASEMKSSWAEWGAGETPPAPRENQITQDCEQADPELRPEVVGQQSIDAVDLENEEPDSDDEWQHLLKTGEPVPIQLKAPLTLLCNPDFCQRIQGQLHEAGGQILKDVPEDASHILPALRVLSSLLSSCSDSVPLYSFCREAGLPGLLLSLLRHSQESNSIQQQCWYGTFLRDLMAVIQAYFACTFNLERSQTGDSLQVFQEAANLFLDQLGKLLAQPDDSKQTLRRDSLMCFTVLCEAMDGNSWTISKAFYSSLLTTQRAVLDGLLHGLTVPQLSFHTPPGAPQVSQPLREQSEDLPGAMSSALAAICTAPVGLPSCWEAKEQISRHLANQLSEESNQLRPSLISGLQHPILCLHLLKVLYSCCHISERLCHLLGQEPLALESLLMLVQGKVKVVDWEESTEVALYLLSLLVLQLQDLPPGMEKLGNEIATLFTHSHIVSLVSAAACLLGQLGQQGVTFDLQPVEWIAAASHALSAPAEVRLIPPGCCGFYDGLLILLLQLLTQPGKGSLLRDVADSEIWTVLWHRFSMALRLPEEVSPQEEEPSLSRPQSPEPDWTLISPQGMAALLSLAVATFTQEPQLCLSHLSQRGSILMSTLKHLLSPSFLRQLGRAPQGAEFLPVVVLSVCQLLCFPFALDVDADLFRGVLADFVDSEVAAHLLQVCCHHLPLPQVELPVSLLTRLALTDLTSLNQFVNTVAASPRTVISFLSVALLGDQPLLTSDLLSLLAHTARVLSPSHLSFIQELLAGSDESYRPLRSLLGHPEHSVRARTYGLLGHLLQHSMALRGALQSQAGLLNLLLLGLGDKDPAVRRSASFAVGNAAYQAGPLGPALAAAVPGMTQLLEDPQAGIRRNAVSALGNLGPEGLGAELLQYQVPQRLLEMACGDPQLNVKEAALIALRSLRQEPCIHQVLVSLGASERLAMLSLGNQLLVHSSPRPASARHCRKLIHLLRPTHST; encoded by the exons ATGATTATGAAG aGCTTCCTGCAGGGACTGCTCACCAAAGACCCCAGGCAGCGTCTGTCCTGGCCAGACCTCTTACATCATCCTTTTATAGCTGGTCGTGTCACCA TAATAACTGAACCAGGAGGCTCAGATTTGGGCACCCCATTCACCAGTCATCTACCCCCAGAACTTCAGGTCCTAAAGGAACAGCAGGTGCATCGACTGGCCCCCAAGGGCAATCGATCTCGCATCTTGCGACTTGCCTGTAAGCGCATGGCTGAGGAGGCCAAGCGGAAG AAACACCAGAACACAGGACCTGCCCTTGAGCAAGAGGATAGGACCAGCAAGATGGCTTCTGGCACAGCCCCTCTGCCTAGACTAAGAGCCACTCCTCAGGAACCAGGCCTCATAGCTGGGATCTTGGCCTCAGAAATGAAGAGCAGCTGGGCTGAATGGGGGGCTGGAGAGACCCCCCCTGCACCTCG GGAAAACCAGATCACCCAGGATTGTGAACAAgctgacccagagctgaggccagagGTGGTGGGCCAGCAGAGCATTGATGCAGTGGACCTAGAAAATGAG GAGCCAGATAGCGATGACGAGTGGCAACACCTGCTAAAGACTGGTGAACCTGTGCCCATCCAACTGAAGGCTCCTCTCACTCTGCTGTGCAATCCTGACTTCTGCCAACGCATCCAGGGTCAGCTGCATGAGGCTGGAGGGCAG ATCCTGAAAGATGTGCCGGAGGACGCTTCCCATATCCTTCCTGCACTTCGGGTCCTGAGCAGTCTTCTATCCAGCTGCAGCGACTCTGTTCCCTTGTACTCCTTCTGCCGTGAGGCAGGGCTCCCCGGGCTCCTGCTCAGCCTGCTCAGACACAGCCAGGAGAGCAACAGTATCCAGCAG CAATGTTGGTATGGGACCTTCTTACGGGACCTGATGGCTGTGATTCAGGCCTACTTTGCCTGTACCTTCAATCTGGAGAGGAGCCAGACAGGTGACAG CCTACAGGTGTTTCAGGAGGCTGCCAACCTCTTTCTGGACCAGTTGGGGAAACTGCTGGCCCAACCAGATGACTCTAAGCAAACTTTGCGGAGGGATAGCCTTATG TGCTTTACTGTTCTGTGTGAAGCCATGGATGGGAACAGCTGGACCATCTCCAAAGCCTTTTACTCCAGCCTGCTGACAACGCAGCGGGCGGTGCTGGATGGGCTTCTTCACGGTTTGACAGTCCCCCAGCTCTCTTTCCACACCCCCCCAG GAGCCCCCCAAGTGAGCCAGCCACTGCGGGAGCAGAGTGAGGATCTGCCTGGAGCCATGTCCTCTGCGCTGGCAGCCATATGTACTGCTCCTGTGGGGCTGCCCAGCTGCTGGGAGGCCAAGGAGCAG ATCTCTAGGCATTTGGCGAACCAGCTCAGTGAAGAGAGCAACCAACTGAGGCCATCCCTCATCTCTGGCTTGCAGCATCCCATCCTGTGCCTACACCTTCTCAAG GTTCTCTACTCATGCTGCCACATCAGTGAGCGCCTGTGCCATCTTCTAGGGCAAGAGCCCTTGGCCTTGGAGTCACTGTTGATGTTGGTCCAGGGGAAG GTAAAGGTCGTGGATTGGGAAGAGTCTACTGAAGTGGCTCTCtacctcctctcccttcttgtCCTTCAGCTGCAAGATCTGCCTCCTGG AATGGAGAAGCTAGGCAATGAGATTGCTACTCTCTTTACTCATTCACACATCGTCTCTCTTGTG AGTGCAGCAGCCTGTCTGTTGGGACAACTTGGGCAGCAAGGGGTGACCTTCGACCTCCAGCCTGTGGAGTGGATTGCTGCAGCCTCACACGCTCTGTCTGCCCCTGCGGAG GTCCGGCTGATTCCACCAGGTTGCTGTGGCTTCTATGATGGCCTCCTCATCCTCCTGCTACAGCTTCTCACCCAG ccAGGAAAGGGTAGCCTGTTAAGGGACGTGGCTGACTCAGAAATATGGACCGTTCTGTGGCACCGGTTCTCAATGGCTCTGAGGCTCCCTGAGGAGGTGTCTCCACAGGAAGAGGAGCCATCACTATCCAGGCCACAAAGCCCAGAGCCAGACTGGACGCTGATCTCACCCCAAG GCATGGCAGCCCTGCTGAGTCTGGCTGTGGCCACcttcacccaggagccccagttaTGCCTGAGCCACCTGTCACAGCGTGGAAGTATCCTCATGTCCACTCTGAAGCACCTGCTTTCCCCCAGCTTCCTGCGTCAGCTGGGCCGGGC GCCTCAGGGGGCTGAGTTTCTGCCCGTCGTGGTGCTCTCTGTCTGCCAGCTCCTCTGCTTCCCCTTCGCCCTGGATGTGGATGCCGACCTCTTCAGAGGTGTCTTGGCTGACTTTGTGGACTCAGAAGTCGCGGCCCACCTGCTGCAG GTCTGCTGCCACCATCTTCCGTTGCCTCAAGTCGAGTTGCCTGTCAGCCTCCTCACACGCCTGGCCCTCACGGATCTCACGTCTCTCAACCAGTTTGTGAACACAGTGGCTGCCTCCCCTAGAACTGTCATCTCCTTCCTCTCAGTTGCCCTCCTGGGTGACCAGCCACTGCTAACCTCCGACCTTCTCTCCTTGCTGGCCCACACAGCCCGAGTGTTGTCTCCTAGCCACTTGTCCTTTATCCAAGAACTCCTGGCCGGCTCCGATGAGTCCTATCGGCCCCTGCGCAGTCTCCTGGGCCACCCAGAGCATTCTGTGCGGGCCCGCACTTATGGGCTCCTGGGACACTTACTGCAACACAGCATGGCCCTGCGTGGGGCGCTGCAGAGCCAGGCCGGGCTGCTCAACCTTCTGCTATTGGGGCTTGGAGACAAGGACCCTGCGGTGCGGCGCAGTGCCAGTTTCGCTGTGGGCAATGCAGCCTACCAAGCTGGTCCCCTGGGACCTGCCTTGGCCGCCGCGGTACCCGGTATGACCCAGCTGCTGGAAGATCCTCAGGCTGGTATCCGGCGCAATGCCGTGTCTGCTCTGGGGAACCTGGGGCCTGAGGGGTTGGGGGCAGAGCTGTTACAGTACCAAGTACCCCAGCGGCTCCTAGAAATGGCATGTGGAGACCCCCAGCTGAATGTGAAGGAAGCTGCCCTCATTGCCCTCCGGAGCCTCCGACAGGAGCCCTGCATCCATCAG GTGCTGGTGTCCCTGGGGGCCAGCGAGCGATTGGCCATGCTTTCTCTGGGCAATCAGTTACTGGTGCACAGCAGCCCCCGCCCTGCCTCTGCCAGACACTGCAGGAAACTCATTCACCTCCTGAGGCCAACCCACAGCACGTGA